The Nocardia higoensis genome has a segment encoding these proteins:
- a CDS encoding amino acid adenylation domain-containing protein, whose translation MTRPARVRPTRTRRPRLTTLAQLMTKAVEANPAGTAVRCADATDILGELTYAELDERSTRLARALIARGIGPEDLVALGIPRSVESVLACWAVAKTGAGFVPVDPNYPADRVAHMLSDSGAVVGITVADVRAELPGDVEWLVLDDPATDALVAGQSVEPVTNDDRVRHIRAEHPAYVIYTSGSTGMPKGVVVTQAGLASFCEEQRERYRVTESSRTLHFASPSFDASVLELLLAIGGAATMIVVAPTVYGGAELAGLLRRNDVTHAFITPAALASIDPTGLDALRVVVAGGEAVPPELVRRWAIPLADGSIREFYNGYGPTETTIMTNISDPLTAGELVTIGAPIRNVTAYVLDSRLRLVPTGVTGELYLAGAQLARGYGNRPGLSADRFVANPFADNGARMYRTGDLVRRTATGELEYLGRNDFQVKIRGFRIELGEIDAVLAAHERVDFAVTVGHQLDNGSTILAAYVHPADGAAVDAAELTTELVALAEQHLPAHMVPTSITVLDEIPLTPVGKLDRRALPAPALHTKEFRAPVGRFEEMVAQVFDDLVGDGSPIGAADDFFELGGNSLIATQAAARLGALLDTKVPTRLLFEASSVAKLAERIAELSGQGGREELRAGPRPERIPLSLAQQRMWFLNRFDSASAAYTIPIAIRLSGALDVAALTAAFDDLIARHEVLRTVYPETADGPVQVILAPGEELPRLELREVTPEQVRAAVGELLADGFDVTTEVPLRAVLFRVAEQEFVLAIAVHHIAGDGSSGGPLTRDLMTAYVARAAGHAPEWPPLPVQYADYSVWQRRMLGSDDDPDSLAAAQIGYWKRQLADLPDQLDLPADRPRPAVQSFDGGVVDIRIDAELHRALADLARAEGATLFMVVHAALAVLLSRLSGAEDIAIGTPIAGRGEAALDDLIGMFVNTLVFRSRIDRGESFTALLGRQRETDLQAFAHADVPFERLVEVLNPVRSTARHPLFQVGFSFQNLAQASLELPGLTVAGLDVDTHVSQFDLHWIIGDSYDADGAPAGLGGALTFATALFERRTVEMFVDRFVRLLREVTAAPRTPVGDIDLLDPAERERILVRANTTGYPLRPGTLAELLDSSVAAASSHAVALVSDDGSRVSWSELDARVNRLARQLIARGVGPETRVALAMRRGVNLVVAMYAVTRAGGAYVPVDPDQAADRTGYILLTAAPILVLTDEATDFVSGNAAVLRVDGPALTAGSADPITDADRIAPLRPDNTAYVIFTSGSTGRPKGVAVPHAAVVNQLRWKAAEFGLAADDAVLLKTAATFDLSVWEFWSAAVCAGRLVIASPDGHRDPAYLNHLMEREGVTTLHVVPSMLDALLTVSDGRLPGALRRILAIGEALPATTAQRTLAAGAALFNLYGPTEAAVSITNHPVTEADRASVPIGAPEWNSRVYVLDARLRPVPVGVPGELYLAGDQLARGYFGRPDLTSDRFVANPFEPGARMYRTGDLVAWTAAGELDYRGRTDFQVKVRGFRIELGEIEAALLDRPGVAAAAVAAKSDPHTGDLLVGYLVPAEAGAELDIPAITAALAARLPSYMTPTAWVVLPVLPLNVNGKLDRKALPDPVFEAREFRAPGNPIEEIVAGVFVDVLGVERVGVDDDFFALGGNSLIATQVAARLGAALDAEVPVRLLFEASTVAALAVRVETLAGAGRRPALSPRPRPDRIPLSLAQQRMWLLNGMGASTAVYNIPAAVRLSGELSVSALREALADVLARHEVLRTVYPAHEGTAHQVVLPADQVAPELTAQAVPASEVPERIVRAVTTGFDVTAEVPVRVELFRIAEEPSEYVLVLVVHHISADGWSMAPFTRDLMIAYAARTAGSPPAWQPLPVQYADYSLWQRELLGDENDPQSVAARQLGYWRTALAGLPDALDLPFDRPRPALQDTVARSVVLNIDAPTHRALLAVARERNATLFMAVHTALAVLLARWSRSDDIAIGSPTAGRGDAALDDLIGMFVNTLVLRTRVNTAESFGELLSRQRETDLAAFAHADVPFEHLVDVLNPVRSTARHPVFQIMLAFQNQARAGLELPGLSVSAMEFDAEQTEYDLQLMLGDGYDEHGEPTGIAGRILFPVSLFDESTIQTLARRFERLLAALAAEPAVPVGDVEWLTETERAEVLAVRNATDYPLDAAATLVSLSALGSRIDPRAVAIVDGALTDERTEISYADWDARVHRLARHLISLGVGPETRVVVALHRSVDLLVAVHAVLRAGGTYVPVDPDHPEDRTAYVLELSEPSCVLTHAAADFRTDRAPVIRIDELDLSGYRDEPITDVERLAPLRPANTAYILFTSGSTGRPKGVAVPHRAVANHVRWFVADYGIGAADISLFKTTITFDMSIWDVFVPFITGGRVVVASRDGHRDPRYLAEVIEAERVSVTPFVPSMLRAILDTAAVDSAALHSLRVIWLAGEALPAETAAAARRVSRARLDNLYGPTETAVVTMTARVPEDAIGIVPIGTPIWNVRAYVLDDRLHPVPVGVAGELYHAGIQLSHGYFGRPDLTASRYVASPFAPGERLYRTGDLVRWNTDGHMEYLGRTDFQVKIRGLRIELGEIETALAAHEGVRRAVVIVHTDEQLGDQLVGYVLPEAAAGEVDTESFKAHLAERVPSYMVPATFVVLDELPLNANGKLDRRQLPRPAFVARSRREPRTPLEHSVTGVFAEVLGLDAVGMDDSFFELGGNSLVATRAAARLGEELGIRVPVVWMFTAPTPAGLAAQVLAQQSGADAGPVSVESAFDVLVPLRVGTGAPLFCIHPFGGIAWSFAGLAAHVGGDRPIFGLQSPALGSDETLPESTEKWALRYLEEIRAVQPRGPYHLLGWSLGGVLAHAIAVQLQAEGERVELLAMMDSYLRVQIEESAIASGPVPMSELLGGLLGDAAQFDLDEIGDAAEFGPAEIAERLAGLPEPFASFGAERIARVLEGAVHSAAVTALYRPRPFDGDLVYFTAAEDDPSGRMGADTWIGAVQGTIRNHQVPTSHWRMTAEAGLAEIGRVLDAVHGSGQSGTPRA comes from the coding sequence GTGACCCGGCCCGCTCGCGTCCGGCCGACGCGCACCCGCCGCCCCCGCCTGACCACCTTGGCCCAGCTGATGACCAAGGCCGTCGAGGCCAACCCCGCCGGCACGGCCGTCCGCTGCGCGGACGCCACCGACATCCTCGGCGAGCTCACCTATGCCGAACTCGACGAGCGTTCCACCCGGCTGGCACGCGCGCTGATCGCCCGCGGGATCGGCCCGGAGGATCTGGTGGCCCTCGGCATCCCCCGTTCGGTGGAGTCGGTGCTGGCGTGCTGGGCGGTAGCCAAGACCGGCGCCGGGTTCGTGCCCGTCGACCCGAACTACCCCGCGGACCGGGTCGCGCACATGCTCTCCGACTCCGGCGCCGTGGTCGGCATCACCGTCGCCGACGTGCGCGCCGAACTACCCGGCGACGTCGAATGGCTGGTGCTCGACGATCCGGCCACCGACGCGCTGGTCGCCGGGCAGTCGGTGGAGCCCGTCACCAACGACGACCGGGTACGCCACATCCGCGCCGAGCATCCGGCCTACGTCATCTACACCTCCGGGTCGACCGGCATGCCCAAGGGCGTCGTCGTCACCCAGGCGGGCCTGGCGAGCTTCTGCGAGGAGCAGCGCGAGCGCTACCGGGTCACCGAATCCTCGCGCACCCTGCACTTCGCCTCGCCGTCGTTCGACGCCTCCGTGCTGGAACTGCTGCTGGCGATCGGCGGCGCGGCGACCATGATCGTGGTCGCCCCGACGGTCTACGGCGGCGCGGAACTGGCCGGGCTGCTGCGGCGCAACGACGTCACGCACGCCTTCATCACTCCGGCCGCGCTGGCCTCGATCGATCCCACCGGTCTGGACGCGCTGCGCGTGGTGGTGGCGGGCGGCGAGGCCGTTCCGCCGGAGCTGGTGCGCCGTTGGGCCATTCCGCTCGCCGACGGTTCGATCCGTGAGTTCTACAACGGGTACGGCCCCACCGAGACCACCATCATGACCAACATCAGCGATCCGCTCACCGCGGGCGAGCTGGTGACGATCGGCGCGCCCATCCGCAATGTGACCGCCTACGTGCTCGATTCCCGGCTGCGTCTGGTACCCACCGGCGTGACGGGCGAGCTCTACCTCGCGGGCGCGCAACTGGCCCGCGGCTACGGAAACCGGCCGGGGCTCAGCGCGGATCGCTTCGTGGCCAATCCGTTCGCCGACAACGGTGCCCGCATGTACCGCACCGGCGATCTGGTGCGCCGCACCGCCACCGGCGAGCTCGAGTATCTGGGTCGCAACGATTTCCAGGTGAAGATCCGCGGCTTCCGCATCGAGCTGGGCGAGATCGACGCGGTGCTGGCCGCCCACGAGCGGGTGGACTTCGCGGTCACCGTGGGCCACCAGCTCGACAACGGCAGCACCATCCTCGCCGCCTACGTGCACCCCGCCGACGGCGCGGCGGTCGACGCGGCGGAACTCACCACCGAACTCGTCGCCCTGGCCGAGCAGCATCTGCCCGCGCACATGGTGCCGACCTCCATCACGGTGCTCGACGAGATCCCGCTGACCCCGGTCGGCAAGCTGGACCGCCGCGCACTGCCCGCCCCGGCCCTGCACACCAAGGAGTTCCGCGCCCCCGTCGGCCGGTTCGAGGAGATGGTGGCGCAGGTCTTCGACGACCTGGTCGGGGACGGATCGCCGATCGGCGCGGCCGACGACTTCTTCGAGCTGGGCGGTAACTCGCTGATCGCCACCCAGGCCGCGGCCAGGCTCGGCGCGCTGCTGGACACCAAGGTGCCCACCCGCCTGCTGTTCGAGGCGTCCTCGGTGGCGAAGCTGGCCGAACGCATCGCCGAGCTGTCCGGTCAGGGCGGGCGCGAGGAACTGCGCGCGGGCCCCCGCCCGGAGCGCATCCCGCTCTCGCTTGCCCAGCAGCGGATGTGGTTCCTCAACCGCTTCGACTCCGCGTCGGCGGCCTACACCATCCCGATCGCCATCCGGCTGTCCGGTGCGCTGGACGTCGCCGCGCTCACCGCGGCCTTCGACGACCTGATCGCCCGCCACGAAGTGCTGCGCACCGTGTATCCGGAGACCGCCGACGGCCCGGTGCAGGTGATCCTGGCGCCGGGGGAGGAGCTGCCGCGGCTCGAGCTGCGCGAGGTCACGCCCGAGCAGGTGCGTGCCGCCGTCGGTGAGCTGCTCGCCGACGGGTTCGACGTGACCACCGAAGTACCGTTGCGCGCGGTGCTGTTCCGGGTGGCCGAGCAGGAGTTCGTGCTCGCCATCGCGGTGCACCACATCGCCGGCGACGGTTCCTCCGGCGGCCCGCTGACCAGGGATCTGATGACGGCCTACGTCGCCAGGGCGGCGGGGCACGCGCCGGAGTGGCCGCCGCTGCCCGTGCAGTACGCCGACTACAGCGTCTGGCAGCGCCGGATGCTGGGCAGCGACGACGATCCGGATTCGCTCGCGGCGGCCCAGATCGGCTACTGGAAGCGGCAGCTGGCGGATCTGCCCGACCAGCTGGACCTGCCCGCCGACCGTCCTCGCCCGGCGGTGCAGTCCTTCGACGGCGGAGTGGTCGACATCCGTATCGATGCCGAGCTGCACCGTGCGCTGGCCGATCTGGCCCGCGCCGAGGGCGCGACGTTGTTCATGGTGGTGCACGCCGCGCTGGCGGTGCTGCTGTCGCGGCTGTCCGGCGCCGAGGACATCGCCATCGGCACGCCCATCGCCGGTCGCGGCGAGGCGGCGCTCGACGACCTGATCGGCATGTTCGTCAACACGCTGGTGTTCCGCAGCCGGATCGACCGCGGCGAGTCGTTCACCGCGCTGCTCGGACGCCAGCGCGAGACCGACCTGCAGGCCTTCGCGCACGCCGACGTGCCGTTCGAGCGGCTGGTCGAGGTGCTCAACCCGGTGCGTTCCACCGCGCGGCACCCGCTGTTCCAAGTGGGTTTCTCCTTCCAGAACCTCGCGCAGGCGAGCCTGGAACTGCCCGGCCTGACCGTGGCGGGACTGGACGTGGACACCCACGTCTCCCAGTTCGACCTGCACTGGATCATCGGCGACAGCTACGACGCCGACGGTGCCCCCGCCGGTCTTGGCGGCGCGCTCACCTTCGCCACCGCGCTGTTCGAGCGCAGGACCGTCGAGATGTTCGTCGACCGGTTCGTGCGCCTGCTGCGCGAGGTCACCGCGGCTCCGCGCACCCCGGTCGGAGACATCGACCTGCTCGACCCCGCCGAGCGCGAGCGGATCCTGGTGCGCGCCAACACCACCGGCTACCCGCTGCGGCCGGGCACGCTGGCCGAACTGCTGGACTCCTCGGTCGCGGCGGCCTCCTCGCACGCGGTCGCGCTGGTGTCCGACGACGGTAGTCGGGTGTCCTGGTCGGAGCTCGACGCCCGCGTCAACCGGCTGGCCCGCCAGCTGATCGCGCGCGGCGTCGGCCCGGAGACCAGGGTGGCGCTGGCCATGCGGCGCGGGGTGAACCTGGTGGTCGCCATGTACGCGGTGACCCGCGCGGGCGGCGCGTACGTTCCGGTCGACCCGGATCAGGCCGCCGACCGTACCGGCTACATCCTGCTCACCGCCGCGCCGATCCTCGTCCTGACCGACGAGGCCACCGATTTCGTCTCCGGCAACGCCGCGGTGCTTCGGGTGGACGGCCCGGCGCTGACCGCCGGTTCCGCCGACCCCATCACCGACGCCGACCGGATCGCGCCGCTGCGCCCGGACAACACCGCCTACGTCATCTTCACCTCCGGCTCCACCGGCAGGCCCAAGGGCGTCGCGGTGCCGCACGCCGCGGTGGTCAACCAGTTGCGCTGGAAGGCCGCCGAATTCGGCCTCGCCGCCGACGACGCGGTGCTGCTCAAGACGGCCGCGACCTTCGACCTGTCGGTGTGGGAGTTCTGGTCGGCGGCGGTCTGCGCGGGCCGCCTGGTCATCGCGAGCCCCGACGGTCACCGCGACCCGGCCTACCTGAATCACCTGATGGAGCGCGAGGGCGTCACCACCCTGCACGTGGTGCCGTCCATGCTGGACGCGCTGCTCACCGTCTCCGACGGCAGGCTGCCGGGGGCGCTGCGCCGCATCCTGGCCATCGGTGAGGCGCTGCCCGCGACCACCGCGCAGCGCACCTTGGCCGCGGGCGCGGCGCTGTTCAACCTCTATGGTCCCACCGAGGCCGCCGTCTCGATCACCAATCACCCGGTGACCGAAGCGGATCGGGCGTCGGTGCCGATCGGGGCGCCGGAGTGGAACAGCCGGGTGTACGTGCTGGACGCGCGGTTGCGGCCGGTGCCGGTCGGCGTGCCGGGCGAGCTGTACCTCGCCGGCGACCAGCTGGCCCGCGGGTACTTCGGCCGCCCCGATCTGACCTCGGATCGGTTCGTGGCCAACCCGTTCGAACCGGGCGCGCGCATGTACCGCACCGGCGACCTGGTGGCCTGGACCGCCGCAGGCGAACTGGACTATCGCGGTCGCACCGACTTCCAGGTGAAGGTGCGCGGTTTCCGCATCGAGCTCGGCGAGATCGAGGCCGCGCTGCTGGACCGGCCGGGCGTCGCGGCCGCGGCGGTGGCGGCCAAGTCCGACCCGCACACCGGCGACCTGCTGGTTGGCTATCTCGTGCCCGCCGAGGCCGGAGCCGAACTCGACATCCCCGCGATCACCGCCGCGCTGGCCGCCCGCCTGCCCTCGTATATGACACCGACGGCGTGGGTGGTGCTGCCCGTGCTGCCGCTCAACGTCAACGGCAAGCTCGACCGCAAGGCCCTGCCGGACCCGGTGTTCGAAGCCCGCGAGTTCCGTGCGCCCGGCAATCCGATCGAGGAGATCGTGGCCGGCGTGTTCGTCGATGTGCTCGGCGTCGAGCGGGTCGGCGTGGACGACGACTTCTTCGCCCTGGGCGGCAACTCGCTGATCGCCACCCAGGTCGCCGCCCGCCTCGGCGCGGCGCTGGACGCCGAGGTGCCGGTGCGGCTGCTGTTCGAGGCGTCCACCGTGGCCGCGCTGGCGGTACGGGTGGAGACCCTGGCCGGTGCGGGCAGGCGGCCCGCGCTGTCGCCGCGGCCGCGCCCGGACCGGATTCCGCTCTCGCTGGCCCAGCAGCGCATGTGGTTGCTCAACGGCATGGGCGCGAGCACCGCCGTCTACAACATCCCCGCCGCGGTGCGGCTGTCGGGTGAGCTGTCGGTGTCCGCGCTGCGCGAGGCGCTGGCCGACGTGCTGGCCCGCCACGAGGTCCTGCGCACCGTGTACCCGGCGCACGAGGGCACGGCCCATCAAGTGGTGCTGCCCGCCGACCAGGTCGCGCCGGAGCTCACCGCGCAGGCGGTGCCCGCGAGCGAGGTGCCCGAGCGGATCGTGCGCGCGGTGACGACCGGTTTCGATGTGACCGCCGAAGTGCCGGTGCGTGTGGAACTGTTCCGGATTGCCGAGGAGCCGTCCGAGTACGTGCTGGTCCTGGTGGTTCATCACATCAGTGCCGACGGCTGGTCGATGGCCCCGTTCACCCGTGACCTGATGATCGCCTATGCCGCGCGGACGGCGGGCAGTCCGCCCGCGTGGCAGCCGTTGCCGGTGCAGTACGCCGACTACAGCCTGTGGCAGCGCGAACTGCTCGGTGACGAGAACGATCCGCAGTCGGTGGCCGCGCGTCAGCTCGGCTACTGGCGCACCGCGCTGGCCGGACTGCCGGACGCGCTCGATCTGCCCTTCGACCGCCCGCGTCCGGCGCTGCAGGACACGGTGGCCCGCTCGGTGGTTCTGAACATCGACGCGCCCACCCACCGCGCCTTGCTCGCCGTCGCCCGCGAGCGCAACGCCACCCTGTTCATGGCGGTGCACACCGCGTTGGCGGTGCTGCTGGCGCGCTGGTCTCGTTCGGATGACATCGCGATCGGTTCGCCGACAGCGGGCCGTGGTGATGCCGCGCTCGACGACCTGATCGGCATGTTCGTCAATACGCTGGTGCTGCGTACTCGAGTGAATACAGCCGAGTCGTTCGGTGAGTTGTTGAGTCGTCAGCGCGAGACCGACCTGGCCGCTTTCGCGCACGCCGACGTGCCGTTCGAGCATCTCGTGGACGTGCTCAACCCGGTGCGCTCCACTGCCAGGCATCCGGTCTTCCAGATCATGTTGGCTTTCCAGAATCAGGCCCGCGCCGGGCTGGAATTGCCGGGGTTGTCGGTTTCGGCGATGGAGTTCGATGCCGAGCAGACCGAGTACGACTTGCAGTTGATGCTCGGCGACGGTTACGACGAGCATGGTGAGCCGACGGGTATCGCGGGTCGGATCCTGTTCCCGGTCAGTTTGTTCGACGAGTCGACGATCCAGACGCTGGCCCGCCGGTTCGAACGGCTGCTGGCAGCCTTGGCCGCCGAGCCCGCGGTCCCGGTCGGCGACGTCGAATGGCTCACCGAGACCGAACGCGCCGAGGTGCTCGCCGTCCGCAACGCCACCGACTACCCGCTCGACGCCGCGGCCACCCTGGTGTCCCTCTCGGCGCTCGGCTCGCGCATCGATCCGCGCGCGGTGGCGATCGTGGACGGCGCGCTCACCGACGAGCGCACCGAGATCAGCTACGCCGACTGGGATGCGCGGGTGCATCGGCTGGCTCGCCACCTGATCTCGCTCGGGGTGGGTCCGGAAACCCGCGTGGTGGTCGCCCTGCATCGCAGCGTCGACCTGTTGGTCGCCGTTCACGCCGTGTTGCGCGCGGGCGGCACGTATGTGCCGGTCGATCCCGATCATCCCGAGGATCGCACCGCTTATGTGCTGGAACTGTCCGAGCCCAGTTGTGTGCTGACCCATGCGGCCGCCGACTTCCGCACCGACCGGGCGCCGGTGATCCGGATCGACGAGCTGGATCTGTCCGGTTACCGCGACGAGCCGATCACCGACGTCGAACGGCTGGCGCCGTTGCGTCCGGCGAACACCGCCTACATCTTGTTCACTTCCGGTTCGACCGGGCGGCCCAAGGGTGTCGCGGTGCCGCATCGCGCGGTGGCCAACCATGTGCGCTGGTTCGTCGCCGACTACGGCATCGGCGCGGCCGATATCTCGCTGTTCAAGACGACCATCACCTTCGACATGTCGATCTGGGATGTGTTCGTGCCGTTCATCACCGGTGGCCGGGTTGTGGTCGCGAGCCGTGACGGACATCGCGATCCCCGCTATCTGGCCGAGGTGATCGAGGCCGAACGGGTGAGCGTGACGCCGTTCGTTCCGTCCATGCTGCGGGCCATCCTCGACACCGCCGCTGTCGACAGCGCCGCGTTGCACTCGTTGCGGGTGATCTGGCTGGCCGGTGAAGCGCTTCCGGCGGAGACGGCGGCCGCCGCGCGCCGGGTCTCGCGGGCGAGGCTGGACAATCTCTACGGTCCGACCGAGACCGCGGTGGTCACCATGACCGCGCGGGTCCCCGAGGACGCCATCGGCATCGTGCCCATCGGCACGCCGATCTGGAATGTGCGGGCCTACGTGCTCGACGATCGGCTGCATCCGGTGCCGGTCGGTGTCGCGGGCGAGCTCTACCACGCCGGAATCCAGCTCTCGCACGGCTACTTCGGGCGTCCCGACCTGACCGCGTCGCGGTATGTGGCCAGTCCGTTCGCGCCGGGGGAGCGGCTCTACCGCACCGGCGATCTGGTGCGATGGAATACCGATGGACACATGGAGTACCTGGGCCGCACCGACTTCCAGGTCAAGATCCGCGGCCTGCGCATCGAACTCGGCGAGATCGAGACCGCGCTGGCGGCGCACGAGGGCGTCCGTCGGGCGGTCGTGATCGTGCACACCGACGAGCAGCTCGGCGACCAGCTCGTCGGCTACGTGCTGCCGGAAGCCGCCGCGGGCGAGGTGGATACCGAGTCGTTCAAGGCCCATCTGGCCGAGCGCGTGCCCTCCTACATGGTGCCCGCCACCTTCGTCGTGCTCGACGAACTGCCGCTCAACGCCAACGGCAAGCTCGACCGTCGACAGCTGCCGCGCCCGGCGTTCGTGGCTCGCTCGCGCCGGGAACCGCGGACGCCGCTGGAACACTCCGTCACCGGAGTCTTCGCCGAAGTGCTCGGCCTGGACGCGGTGGGCATGGACGACAGCTTCTTCGAGCTGGGCGGCAACTCCCTGGTCGCCACGCGCGCGGCGGCGCGCCTGGGCGAGGAGCTCGGGATCAGGGTGCCCGTGGTGTGGATGTTCACCGCGCCGACACCGGCCGGGCTGGCAGCACAGGTGCTCGCCCAGCAGTCCGGCGCCGATGCCGGGCCGGTATCCGTGGAATCGGCGTTCGACGTGCTGGTGCCCTTGCGCGTCGGTACCGGTGCGCCGTTGTTCTGTATTCATCCGTTCGGTGGTATCGCGTGGTCCTTTGCCGGGCTCGCGGCCCATGTGGGGGGTGATCGCCCGATCTTCGGTTTGCAGTCGCCTGCGCTCGGGTCCGATGAGACGTTGCCGGAGTCGACCGAGAAGTGGGCGTTGCGGTATCTGGAGGAGATCCGTGCGGTGCAGCCGCGGGGGCCTTACCATCTGCTGGGTTGGTCGTTGGGTGGTGTTTTGGCTCATGCCATCGCGGTGCAGTTGCAGGCCGAGGGTGAGCGGGTCGAGCTGTTGGCGATGATGGACAGCTATCTGCGCGTGCAGATCGAGGAGTCCGCGATCGCGTCCGGGCCCGTGCCGATGTCGGAGCTGCTCGGTGGTCTGCTCGGTGACGCCGCGCAGTTCGACCTCGACGAGATCGGTGATGCTGCCGAGTTCGGTCCCGCCGAGATCGCTGAGCGGCTGGCGGGGTTGCCGGAGCCGTTCGCCTCGTTCGGGGCCGAGCGTATTGCCCGGGTGCTCGAGGGTGCGGTGCACTCGGCGGCGGTGACCGCGCTCTATCGGCCGCGTCCGTTCGACGGTGATCTGGTGTACTTCACCGCTGCCGAGGATGATCCGAGCGGCCGTATGGGCGCCGACACCTGGATCGGTGCGGTCCAGGGAACGATCCGCAACCATCAGGTCCCGACCTCGCATTGGCGGATGACCGCCGAGGCCGGGCTCGCCGAGATCGGTCGTGTGCTCGACGCGGTCCACGGGTCGGGGCAGTCCGGGACACCTCGAGCCTGA